The Thamnophis elegans isolate rThaEle1 chromosome 15, rThaEle1.pri, whole genome shotgun sequence genome includes a window with the following:
- the LOC116518584 gene encoding uncharacterized protein LOC116518584 yields MAEAEDEGDASGRPRMAEAEALRVRGRGASLREASKDFLGNSRKTNTTHNVGFVNLGRRPALHGDDQQRKSLLLEEENGVFTIEDLEESLRNLKVQVDSLASGLTVHPDRDYTSALEHVADPSPSSFKQHPSGSRTETEWLLKEKHLTRSLDDNLMDLAIPTLHSSPLNKTSGLFGSISQNSPALGDLSAPLKLGAPHVIGVKSLLPPKIPVRACLPERSSFTFRRGRSLSHSEVTRSCSFSPDAKRPCWLRSRSQSPRPIWRPTSAKANACAQPPPQLGKPRGIRKKSISSRQSRLRFFRPGTLASKSWTSTKAVGLRTPRNSWSPYSLASSDISSPSAEEINERFLQTLSESTMGRDLIEMSPYQKELARLRLECLRVEEGWLLELKRQQELERTRGPRPKWYEMRDSQFHYEAHKNNKLLRSSPEIQSVFDYREALARASKEFQQQQKPTPTSLRAYW; encoded by the exons ATGGCTGAGGCCGAGGATGAAGGCGACGCCTCAGGTAGGCCGCGGATGGCGGAGGCGGAGGCTTTGCGAGTGCGAGGCCGCGGAGCCTCCCTCAG agAGGCCTCAAAGGACTTCCTTGGCAACAGCCGAAAAACCAACACAACCCACAACGTCGGCTTTGTAAACCTAGGGAGGCGCCCGGCTCTTCACGGGGATGACCAGCAGAGAAAGTCATTGCTGCTTgaggaagaaaatg GGGTCTTTACCATTGAAGACTTGGAAGAAAGCTTACGAAACCTGAAGGTTCAGGTGGATAGCTTAGCCTCCGGCCTAACTGTCCATCCAGATCGAGATTATACTTCTGCTCTGGAACACGTGGCTGACCCAAGTCCTTCAAGTTTCAAACAGCATCCATCAGGGTCACGCACTGAGACAGAATGGTTACTGAAAGAAAAGCATCTAACGAGATCATTAGATGATAATTTGATGGATTTGGCCATTCCAACCTTACATTCATCCCCACTAAACAAAACTTCAGGATTATTTGGCTCTATAAGTCAGAACTCTCCTGCCTTAGGGGATCTTTCTGCCCCATTGAAACTCGGGGCCCCTCATGTGATTGGCGTCAAGTCTTTGCTACCCCCCAAGATTCCAGTCCGAGCTTGCTTGCCGGAAAGATCCTCGTTCACATTCCGCAGAGGCCGTTCGCTTAGTCACTCTGAGGTTACCCGCTCCTGCTCCTTCTCTCCGGATGCCAAACGCCCATGCTGGCTCCGATCACGTTCTCAGTCTCCGAGGCCTATCTGGAGACCTACCTCGGCTAAGGCTAATGCCTGTGCCCAGCCTCCGCCTCAGCTGGGGAAGCCCAGGGGAATCAGAAAGAAAAGCATATCAAGCAGACAGTCGCGGTTGAGGTTCTTCAGGCCAGGAACATTAGCATCAAAATCCTGGACTTCCACCAAGGCAGTTGGACTGAGGACACCGAGGAACTCTTGGAGTCCTTACAGTTTGGCTTCTTCTGATATCTCCTCGCCCAGCGCAGAGGAGATCAATGAACG CTTCCTGCAGACGCTTTCCGAAAGCACGATGGGGAGAGACCTGATTGAAATGTCTCCCTACCAGAAAGAGCTGGCTCGTCTCCGACTCGAGTGCCTGCGTGTGGAAGAGGGCTGGCTGTTGGAATTAAAGAGGCAGCAGGAATTGGAACGAACCCGTGGCCCCCGGCCCAAGTG GTACGAAATGAGGGACTCTCAATTCCACTACGAAGCCCACAAGAACAACAAACTTCTAAGAAGCAGCCCAGAAATACAGTCGGTCTTCGATTATAGGGAGGCGCTAGCAAGAGCATCGAAAGAGTTCCAGCAGCAACAGaagcccactcccacctccctcaGGGCCTACTGGTAA
- the LOC116518583 gene encoding von Willebrand factor A domain-containing protein 1-like: MSFPVAWLRILCLLGGALAQRPPRGLQPTLPDLEGDLLFLLDSSGSVSSYEFSRIKEFIAELLLPFAFGPRDVQTGIVHISTTPILEFPFDQHSSTDAVQHAIRNIQQRMGDTNTGQTISFAKEKLFTAEAGARPNVPKVLVWVTDGFSKDDAAQPMQLLKDMGVTVFIVSTGRGNYLELSAAASQPPEKHLHFVDVDDLGLITKELQDSIAAVIQAKRLRATDVSTSSFRLTWPQLLTQDTGYYILEYAPSGEPRRKVSRQLTGDHTSIVVAQLASQTTYEVVLIPESNEKYIPPQTTRVTTLEDVVSPAQILISESKPHSFRVSWSPILESVAAYQVMYGPLNDNLVQLQEVDGRLNSTVLENLLANTSYLVTVSAIYKSGKEKALSAKACTREDYYKIKHLHFEDLSPSSVKASWDSAGGDVLGYRVRCRRQAGPSTLLSVSSQIHSVLLSDLTPGSNNKVCVKPVYRTHPGKGLCRMVHRQPASAAGSYRRRKKA; the protein is encoded by the exons GTCTTCAACCCACCCTTCCTGATTTGGAGGGGGATCTCCTCTTCCTGTTGGACAGCTCCGGCAGCGTCTCCTCCTACGAATTCTCCCGGATCAAGGAGTTCATTGCTGAGCTGCTTCTCCCGTTCGCCTTTGGGCCTCGCGATGTCCAGACCGGCATCGTCCACATCAGTACCACGCCCATCCTGGAGTTCCCCTTTGACCAGCATTCCTCCACCGACGCCGTCCAGCATGCCATCCGCAACATCCAGCAGAGGATGGGGGACACCAATACCGGCCAAACCATTTCCTTCGCCAAGGAGAAGCTCTTCACGGCCGAAGCGGGGGCCCGCCCCAACGTCCCCAAAGTGCTGGTGTGGGTGACGGATGGCTTCTCCAAGGATGACGCGGCCCAGCCCATGCAGCTTCTGAAAGACATGGGGGTCACCGTCTTCATCGTCAGCACGGGGAGGGGCAACTACTTGGAGCTCTCGGCTGCTGCCAGCCAACCGCCGGAGAAGCATCTGCACTTTGTCGATGTGGATGACCTGGGCCTCATCACCAAGGAGCTGCAGGACTCCATCGCAG cCGTCATCCAAGCCAAGCGTCTCAGAGCCACAGATGTCTCCACTAGCAGTTTCCGCCTCACTTGGCCCCAGCTTCTGACGCAGGACACCGGCTACTACATTTTGGAGTACGCCCCGAGTGGCGAACCCCGGCGGAAAGTATCCAGACAACTCACTGGCGACCATACCAGCATTGTGGTGGCTCAGCTAGCCTCGCAAACCACCTATGAGGTTGTCCTCATCCCAGAATCCAATGAGAAATACATCCCGCCACAAACCACAAGGGTCACCACTCTGGAAG ATGTGGTCAGCCCAGCCCAGATTCTTATCTCGGAGTCCAAACCCCACAGCTTCCGGGTCAGCTGGTCTCCCATCCTCGAGAGCGTGGCCGCCTATCAAGTCATGTACGGCCCCCTGAACGACAACTTGGTCCAGCTGCAAGAGGTGGACGGGAGGCTCAATAGCACCGTCCTGGAAAACCTCCTGGCCAACACCAGCTACTTGGTGACGGTCTCCGCCATTTATAAGTCTGGCAAGGAGAAAGCCCTCTCAGCCAAAGCCTGCACACGGGAAG ACTACTACAAAATAAAGCACCTCCATTTTGAAGATCTGAGCCCCAGCTCTGTAAAGGCCTCCTGGGATTCAGCAGGAGGAGATGTGTTGGGGTACCGTGTTCGGTGTCGGCGGCAAGCTGGCCCTTCAACCCTCCTCAGCGTCTCATCACAGATCCACAGCGTTCTGCTGTCAGACCTGACCCCTGGCAGCAACAACAAAGTGTGTGTGAAGCCTGTCTACAGAACCCATCCTGGGAAAGGACTGTGTCGAATGGTCCATCGGCAGCCTG CTTCAGCCGCAGGTAGCTACAGGCGCCGGAAGAAAGCGTGA